Proteins encoded together in one Gemmatimonadaceae bacterium window:
- the purB gene encoding adenylosuccinate lyase, whose protein sequence is MLTLWGPQARYGLWRRLWLALAESQQALGIEIPEEALTAMRAHLDDIDFAAVAEYERKFRHDVMAHVHAFGDVAPAARKFIHLGATSCYVTDNAELILMRQGLDLLRSKLLDALDALSGFARQWKDVPALGYTHLQPAQLTTVGKRATLWMQDILLDLEDLDYRVRTLPFRGVKGTTGTQASFLTLFDGDHAKVRALDAMVCQKMGFASSIPVSGQTYSRKVDAQVLGVVAGIAATASKFSGDIRMLQAFGEIEEPFEKNQIGSSAMAYKRNPMRSERIAALARFVLSLEPNANQTHAVQYFERTLDDSANRRLAIPESFLATDAILVLMQNVVRGLEVHPARIRRRVEDELPFMATEELIVRFVRAGGDRQEAHEIIRGHSIAAARAVKDGAPKNDMLERLAADPAFGIPLEDLQAVAEPARFVGRAPQQVEEFLAEHVAHWLSTERVQAEREEVRV, encoded by the coding sequence ATGCTCACCCTGTGGGGCCCGCAGGCGCGCTACGGTCTGTGGCGCCGCCTCTGGCTGGCCCTGGCCGAATCGCAGCAGGCGCTCGGGATCGAGATTCCCGAGGAGGCGCTCACGGCGATGCGGGCACACCTCGACGACATCGACTTCGCCGCGGTGGCCGAGTACGAGCGGAAGTTCCGGCACGATGTCATGGCGCATGTGCACGCCTTCGGTGATGTGGCCCCGGCGGCGCGCAAGTTCATTCATCTCGGCGCGACCAGCTGCTACGTCACGGACAACGCCGAGCTGATCCTGATGCGTCAGGGGCTGGACCTGCTGCGCAGCAAGCTGCTCGACGCGCTCGATGCGCTGAGCGGCTTCGCCCGCCAGTGGAAGGACGTGCCGGCGCTGGGCTACACGCATCTGCAGCCGGCGCAGCTCACCACGGTGGGCAAGCGCGCGACGCTCTGGATGCAGGACATTCTCCTCGATCTCGAGGATCTCGACTACCGGGTGCGGACACTGCCGTTCCGCGGCGTCAAAGGGACGACCGGCACGCAGGCGAGCTTCCTGACGCTGTTCGATGGGGACCACGCCAAGGTGCGCGCGCTCGACGCGATGGTGTGCCAGAAGATGGGCTTTGCGTCGTCGATTCCGGTGAGTGGTCAGACGTATTCGCGAAAGGTTGACGCGCAGGTGCTTGGCGTGGTGGCCGGCATCGCCGCCACGGCCTCCAAGTTCTCCGGCGACATTCGCATGCTGCAGGCGTTCGGCGAGATCGAGGAGCCGTTCGAGAAGAACCAGATCGGCTCGTCGGCCATGGCGTACAAGCGCAACCCGATGCGCTCCGAGCGCATTGCGGCATTGGCGCGCTTCGTCCTGAGCCTCGAGCCGAATGCGAATCAGACGCACGCCGTGCAGTACTTCGAGCGCACGCTCGACGACTCGGCGAACCGTCGCCTCGCGATCCCGGAATCGTTCCTGGCGACCGATGCCATTCTCGTGCTGATGCAGAACGTCGTGCGCGGGCTCGAGGTGCATCCGGCGCGGATTCGTCGGCGGGTGGAAGACGAACTGCCGTTCATGGCGACCGAGGAGCTGATCGTGCGCTTCGTGCGCGCGGGCGGCGATCGGCAGGAAGCGCACGAGATCATTCGGGGGCACAGCATTGCCGCCGCGCGTGCCGTGAAGGACGGGGCGCCGAAGAATGACATGCTCGAGCGTCTGGCCGCCGACCCGGCGTTCGGCATTCCCCTCGAGGATTTGCAGGCGGTCGCCGAGCCCGCGCGCTTTGTGGGGCGCGCGCCGCAGCAGGTCGAGGAGTTTCTGGCCGAGCACGTGGCGCATTGGCTCTCGACCGAACGGGTACAGGCGGAACGTGAAGAGGTGCGCGTATGA
- a CDS encoding phosphoribosylaminoimidazolesuccinocarboxamide synthase: protein MSASAPIAVSSTALPLPLVRRGKVRDVYGVDDERLLLVTTDRISAFDVVMDQAIPYKGAVLTQLTAWWLAQLANRVEHHLLTADTDEIIREVPALAAHRGEIAGRSMLCVRADVVPIECVIRGYISGSAWKEYREHGTLAGEPLAAGLRESDRLEPALFSPATKAESGHDENITIATVIERQGPAVAAELERLARTVYEFGRATAEPRGIIVADTKFEFGWRDGRLLLIDEVLTPDSSRFWPADRYEPGHGQPSFDKQPLRDWLDGERRAGRWNGEAPPPTLPPEVIEATSLRYRDAFARITGAPLDLARLGLPV, encoded by the coding sequence ATGAGCGCGTCTGCTCCGATCGCGGTGTCGAGCACCGCGCTGCCCCTGCCCCTCGTGCGACGCGGCAAGGTGCGCGATGTGTACGGGGTCGATGACGAGCGCCTGCTGCTGGTGACGACCGATCGCATCAGTGCGTTCGATGTCGTGATGGATCAGGCCATTCCGTACAAGGGTGCGGTCCTGACGCAGCTCACGGCGTGGTGGCTGGCCCAGCTGGCGAACCGGGTGGAGCACCATCTGCTCACCGCTGACACCGACGAGATCATTCGCGAGGTGCCGGCGCTTGCCGCGCACCGCGGGGAGATCGCGGGCCGCAGCATGCTGTGTGTGCGGGCCGACGTGGTGCCCATCGAGTGTGTGATTCGCGGCTACATCTCGGGGTCGGCGTGGAAGGAGTATCGCGAACACGGGACGCTCGCCGGTGAACCGCTGGCGGCCGGGCTGCGCGAAAGCGATCGACTCGAGCCCGCGCTCTTCAGCCCGGCGACCAAGGCGGAGTCGGGGCACGATGAGAACATCACCATCGCCACCGTGATCGAGCGTCAGGGTCCGGCGGTCGCCGCCGAGTTGGAGCGACTGGCGCGCACCGTGTACGAGTTCGGGCGGGCCACTGCCGAACCGCGTGGCATCATCGTGGCTGATACCAAGTTCGAGTTTGGATGGCGCGATGGCCGCCTGTTGCTGATCGACGAGGTGCTCACGCCCGACAGTTCACGGTTCTGGCCCGCCGACCGGTATGAACCGGGCCACGGCCAGCCGAGCTTCGACAAGCAGCCCCTGCGTGATTGGTTGGACGGGGAGCGCCGAGCCGGGCGCTGGAATGGAGAAGCCCCGCCGCCCACGCTTCCGCCTGAGGTGATTGAGGCAACCAGCCTCCGCTATCGCGATGCGTTCGCCCGGATCACGGGCGCGCCGCTCGATCTGGCGCGCCTCGGTCTCCCCGTTTGA
- a CDS encoding phosphatidylserine decarboxylase family protein, whose translation MFAREGYPFILGAAAVAAVLFSLALKQRSWGLWLAAFVVLVLALWVAWFFRNPQRPGERGDGVAIAPADGRVVLITNIDEPTFVGGPTQRVSIFMNVFDVHVNRYPVTGRVEHVVHKAGKFLNAVTEASSVENEQASVGIVTPRHRILVRQIAGLIARRIITDSKSGDAAVQGERMGLIRFGSRVDVFLPPDARLRVAVGQRTTAGQTVIADLPTG comes from the coding sequence ATGTTCGCTCGTGAAGGCTATCCGTTCATTCTGGGTGCTGCCGCGGTGGCGGCGGTGCTCTTCTCGCTGGCGCTCAAGCAGCGCTCGTGGGGCCTCTGGCTCGCGGCGTTCGTCGTGCTGGTGCTCGCGCTCTGGGTCGCGTGGTTCTTCCGCAATCCCCAGCGCCCGGGCGAACGCGGCGATGGCGTGGCCATCGCCCCGGCCGACGGCCGCGTGGTGCTGATCACGAACATCGACGAACCCACCTTCGTGGGCGGGCCGACGCAGCGCGTGTCGATCTTCATGAACGTCTTCGACGTGCACGTGAATCGCTATCCCGTCACCGGGCGCGTGGAGCATGTGGTGCACAAGGCGGGCAAGTTCCTGAACGCGGTGACCGAAGCGTCGAGCGTGGAGAACGAACAGGCGTCGGTGGGGATCGTGACGCCGCGGCATCGCATCCTGGTGCGCCAGATCGCCGGGCTGATCGCGCGCCGCATCATCACCGACTCCAAGTCCGGTGACGCGGCGGTTCAGGGGGAACGCATGGGGTTGATCCGCTTCGGCTCGCGTGTGGATGTCTTCCTGCCTCCGGACGCCCGCCTGCGGGTGGCGGTGGGGCAGCGGACGACCGCGGGCCAGACGGTCATCGCTGACCTGCCGACCGGCTGA